TTATTGCGTGCAGTTTTAGCACGGAACCCCAATATCCATGAAAGCAATCAATTATCAGATGAACCTATCGAATATCAGCCCCTGCATCAGGCAATTTTGTCTAATTTTGGTTTGGGTGTAAGAGCATTAGTGCAGGCGGGAGCACAATTAAACAACCCTGCGGGGCCTTTGATGGATACACCGCTTTTGCTTGCGGCACGACTAGGGAAAATTAAAGCGCTTGCTGCTTTGCTGGCCTCTTCAGAGGGAGAGCTTGACCTTGAGGCTGAAAATAGTGATCGTGCTGAATCTTACGAACATGGCCATAACCCGATAGAAGCATTATGCCAGCTTTTAGCTCTGGAGCCCAAGAAGACATCATTAATCGACGGTGTTGCTATGTTACTTTGTCATGGTGCGGAACCACCTCGTCGAGAAGAAATGCGTCAATTATTGGCAAGCAAACGCATGGAACTGCTAAAAGCGATTGATTTATATCTTGAAAAACACAGTGAATTGGTTGATCCCTTTGTAAGGCGATGCCATTTGATTGGTACTCCTTTGCATTCAATTATCTATGTGGATCATTCTTGGGGCTATGCATTGCGTCAACTTTTTGGCCGCCCCAGTTCTGCGGGGTTTATCGTAGAAAGTTGGGTTACGCGAAAATATGGAGATAATGCAGAAAATAGTTTGGGTAGTGTGGAGCTGTCTTCTAAGGCGGGTTCAACTTATACCGGAAAGGAAGACCCAATTAAATTACATGCCGTATTCTCAGAGCGTTATCGATTAGCTTATAACAGTCAGCGAATTACGAACCCCTGGAGTACTATGAATTGGATGATTGCGGAGGGGTTAAGCGATTGGGCTGCTGTACTTAAATATTCAAAAGAACATCCTACTAGTAGAACACGTCTTATTATTAACGACATGATTAAAGCAGAAACTAAAAATCTGCATGAAGATATACCAACGAATGCGAGCACTCCGGTTATCGTGACCCCTTAACTGTGGCGATTTTGCAATAGCTCATAGGTTGGGTCTATGGCCTGAGGGATCGACTCGTTTTAATTAAGAGGAGCATGTATTATGCTCCTCTAAAATTATCTCCCAATGAGTCTCAACGTTTATTTTTTTCCTAATCAGTTGGCATCCTAGATAAAAGAAAGACAAGACCCTCCGATGTTTATAAGAGTTTGCTTGAAAATCATAATGTAATTTTAATTTCTCCGCTGAAGCCCCCGTAATCCAGGCAATGAGGCTAGCAATGGCCGCGAGTAGTAACCAAACTGTATACCGTTCTGGTTTGAAGGTGATGTTGTTATCGAAGCTAAAGCCATACCGAGTCGACTTAGTATCTCTAAAGTTTTCTTCAATGGTCATTCTTCGTTTGTATTTAATGCGAGCGAGATTAGGGTGTTCTTTAACTTCCTCTAAAGACGTCACAAGGAACCAAGGTTCTCTCCATGAGGCACTGTATTTCCTAGAGTCCTTGCCTTGGGCAGGTTTTTTCGTTTTGGTCATTTGATGACGCCCTTTAGGCGTTCCTTTGTAAAGGACCACATGATGAAGGAGGACATTGGTTTTCGCGATAGCCCAAAATCCTAAGTAACGTGCTTTATTCGTGGCCTGGGAGAACACCGTTTTAATCGCATAAAATCCACCTCCTGCATCATACTGAGTGATTCCTCGTACACGTCCTACATAATCCCACCCCATAGCTAATACCGATTTTAGATTGTTTAAGAAATTGCGATGGATGTGCGGATTGTTTTCTTTCGATTTAGGATGAATTTCTTCATAAAGAGTAATACCTCGACCTGGTGCAGGAAATACCGCGCGCAGTAGGCACTGCTCTTTACCCTCACAATAATATTGGCTATTTGGAATACTTGACCAATCCACAACTATATCAGGAGTTGCGGTATGTTTAAGAACTCGACTACATATACTTCGATAAATTATGAGCGATTCACGCTGATAAAACTGATTACTTAGAAAACGGTCTATTAAACGAATACCGGAGCGCTCTTTCGCTTGCCCATTCAAACATCGGCCTAATTGACTTAATTGAAGCTCCTTACTCTTTATTACACCGTTTACTATCGTAATTAAGCTTTTTAATCGTGTTTTATGAATTGATGAAGAGAATAGTTCATGTAAAATAGTGCTTACTTGCATCGTATGGCCTCAATGAGTCTTTGGTCGGAATCAATGAGATCACGTTATACGATGCAAGTCCAGATTTTTAAAAACGAGTCGATACCTCAGGTCTATGGCCCAACTTAAAAGTTATAACCGTGGTGCGAGGTGCTATCTTTTAGAAAAAAACCTAGGCATGACTTCACGAGACAAGAGTATCTACTTGCTTAAACTTCATATACCTCCTAAAATCCTAGCTTTCTTAAAATCGGTCAGGAGAGTAGTACATGGGGTGGAACGAGCCAGAGAAAGGCAAAGATCCCTGGAAGGGTAAAAATCAACCTCCAGATTTGGATGAAGCTCTAAAACGTCTTCATGACAAGTTGAAAAAGATGTTGTTTGGGAACACTGGCAAGCCTGGAGCTGAGCCACCCAAAACATCCAATTCGAATACTAGTTTAGTGGCAATAATGGTCGCGGTGTCTGCATTTATTTTGTGGGTATTGGCAGGGATTTTTATTGTTGATCCTGCCGAACAGGCTGTCATTCTTCGCTTTGGTAAATACGTAGAGACTGTAGGGCCGGGGCCACATTGGATACCTAGACTTATTTCATCTAAAGTAGTAATGAATGTCGATAGACTTTTAGATTATTCTTATTCCGCTCAAATGCTGACGAGTGACGAAAATTTAGTTTCTGTATCTTTAGCGGTACAATATCGTATTGGTGATTTACAACAGTATTTGTTTAATGTAGCGAATCCTGAAGAAAGCTTGCAACAAGCGACTTCTAGCGCATTAAGACAGGTTGTTGGCACAACTACTTTAGACCAAATCATCACTGAAGGGCGAGAGATTTGGGGGAATCAAGTACAAGAAACCTTAAGCAAAACTTTGGGTATGTATAAAACAGGTATTGTGATTGTCAACGTATCTCCTCAACCTGCTCGTGCTCCTGAGAGTGTACAGGATGCTTTTGATGATGCCATTAAAGCACAAGAGGATGAAAAGCGTTTTAAAGAGCAAGCTCTTGCCTATGCCGCTAAAGTCGTTCCGATTGCAGAAGGTAATGCTAGCCGTATTAAGCAAGAGGCAGAAGCTTTTTCTAAACAGGTTGTTTTGCAGGCACAAGGTGAGGTCGCTGAGTTTTTAGCATTACTTCCACAATACACGCTTACACCGGAAATAACCGCGAAACGCATGTATCTGGATACAATGCAAATGGTCTTAACTAAGAGCAGCAAGATTATTGTTGATGGTAAAGCAGGCAATTTATTGTATTTACCCTTAGATAAGTTAGCGAAAGGTCAACCAGATCCTTCTCCTATTGCTAGTAAGCACAGTGCGAAAGCAGAGCGTGGAGCTACGGCTGAGGCGGGTAATTTGATTGATGGCCGTATACTTACCAGACCAGTTTATAATCAAGGGGGACAGCAATAATGAAGAATTCTACTAGAGCCCTTGGTATTTTATTGTTCATTGCGCTTTTGCTGTTTTTTGCCTGCGTATTTACTATAACTGAAGGACAGCAAGGGATTATTTTGCGTCTAGGCCGTTTAGTAAATGATGGCGATACGGGTAAGGTTAAAGTATTCGCTCCAGGTTTGCATTTTAAAGTTCCATTCATTGAAAACGTGCGTATTTTTGATACTCGCATTCAAACGATGGACATTAAATCAACACGTATTGTCACCAAAGAAAAGAAAGACGTGATGGTAGATTACTACGTGAAATGGCAAATTATTGATTTGGCTCGCTATTTTAAATCCACAGGCGGTAATGAATTTAAGGCGGAAACATTATTGGAGCAGCAGCTCAATACTTTACTGCGTGCGCAATTTGGTAAACGTACTATTTCTGAAGTTGTCTCTGGTGGTCGTGATGATGTGATGGATTTATTACGTGTTGCTGCGGAAAAGCAAGCGGGTGAATTGGGTATTAATGTAGTTGATGTGCGTATTAAAGGGATTGAATTGCCAGCAAATACCAGTAATGCTATTTATCAGCGCATGCGTGCTGATATGCAAAAAATTGCCAATAGACATCGTGCTGATGGACAAGCCGCTGCTGAAGAAATTCAAGCAAGGGCTGATGCTGATGTGATGGTATTACTTGCACGCACAGAGAGTGAAGCACAAAAAGTACGCTCTATAGGACAAGCAAAGGCTGCATCAATTTATGCGGAAGCATACAGTAAGAATAAGGACTTTTTTACGTTATATCGTAGCTTATTAGCGTATGAGGGTAGTTTTAACAGTAAAAGAGACATCCTGGTTTTGGATCAAAGCAGCGCATTTTTTAATTATTTTATGCAACCAATACCAAAAAATGATGGTATCACTGCTAAAAAGTAACTATAATGTCCGATTTTGCTGAAATCAGGTTCAATTCCTGGCAGTGTTTTCAGATTAAGAGTGGATCATGGGTAAGAACGTTGTTGTTTTAGGTACACAGTGGGGCGATGAAGGCAAAGGCAAAATCGTCGATTTATTAACGCAAGACGCGCAGGTCGTTGTTCGCTATCAAGGCGGACATAATGCGGGGCATACTTTAAAAATTAAAGGGGTGAAAACAGTTTTACGTTTAATCCCATCAGGTATGCTTAGACCGCATGTTACCTGTTACATTGCGAATGGCGTGGTTTTGTCGCCAGAAGCTTTATTGGCTGAAATTAAAGAGCTTGAGGCGACCGGACTTGATGTTCGTTCTCGCTTGCGAATTAGCTTGGCTTGCCCATTAATTCTCCCATTCCATGTTGCTTTGGATAAGGCACGTGAATCTCATATGGGGAAATCCGCTATTGGTACTACAGGTCGTG
Above is a genomic segment from Legionella lytica containing:
- the ankC gene encoding Dot/Icm T4SS effector AnkC/LegA12, which translates into the protein MGFVTELNKAIESGTERFQEFITQKLEADEHYLKQSFWMPDSTQLTAVNYLIQQHQEPELDAERDSAPSNLTPYISFVLTRAQDKNVGEPVHYAISLGKYRLASNLLEQSFFDVNRRNKEGRTLLSLALATRKVQLLRAVLARNPNIHESNQLSDEPIEYQPLHQAILSNFGLGVRALVQAGAQLNNPAGPLMDTPLLLAARLGKIKALAALLASSEGELDLEAENSDRAESYEHGHNPIEALCQLLALEPKKTSLIDGVAMLLCHGAEPPRREEMRQLLASKRMELLKAIDLYLEKHSELVDPFVRRCHLIGTPLHSIIYVDHSWGYALRQLFGRPSSAGFIVESWVTRKYGDNAENSLGSVELSSKAGSTYTGKEDPIKLHAVFSERYRLAYNSQRITNPWSTMNWMIAEGLSDWAAVLKYSKEHPTSRTRLIINDMIKAETKNLHEDIPTNASTPVIVTP
- a CDS encoding IS4 family transposase; translation: MQVSTILHELFSSSIHKTRLKSLITIVNGVIKSKELQLSQLGRCLNGQAKERSGIRLIDRFLSNQFYQRESLIIYRSICSRVLKHTATPDIVVDWSSIPNSQYYCEGKEQCLLRAVFPAPGRGITLYEEIHPKSKENNPHIHRNFLNNLKSVLAMGWDYVGRVRGITQYDAGGGFYAIKTVFSQATNKARYLGFWAIAKTNVLLHHVVLYKGTPKGRHQMTKTKKPAQGKDSRKYSASWREPWFLVTSLEEVKEHPNLARIKYKRRMTIEENFRDTKSTRYGFSFDNNITFKPERYTVWLLLAAIASLIAWITGASAEKLKLHYDFQANSYKHRRVLSFFYLGCQLIRKKINVETHWEIILEEHNTCSS
- the hflK gene encoding FtsH protease activity modulator HflK; the encoded protein is MGWNEPEKGKDPWKGKNQPPDLDEALKRLHDKLKKMLFGNTGKPGAEPPKTSNSNTSLVAIMVAVSAFILWVLAGIFIVDPAEQAVILRFGKYVETVGPGPHWIPRLISSKVVMNVDRLLDYSYSAQMLTSDENLVSVSLAVQYRIGDLQQYLFNVANPEESLQQATSSALRQVVGTTTLDQIITEGREIWGNQVQETLSKTLGMYKTGIVIVNVSPQPARAPESVQDAFDDAIKAQEDEKRFKEQALAYAAKVVPIAEGNASRIKQEAEAFSKQVVLQAQGEVAEFLALLPQYTLTPEITAKRMYLDTMQMVLTKSSKIIVDGKAGNLLYLPLDKLAKGQPDPSPIASKHSAKAERGATAEAGNLIDGRILTRPVYNQGGQQ
- the hflC gene encoding protease modulator HflC; the encoded protein is MKNSTRALGILLFIALLLFFACVFTITEGQQGIILRLGRLVNDGDTGKVKVFAPGLHFKVPFIENVRIFDTRIQTMDIKSTRIVTKEKKDVMVDYYVKWQIIDLARYFKSTGGNEFKAETLLEQQLNTLLRAQFGKRTISEVVSGGRDDVMDLLRVAAEKQAGELGINVVDVRIKGIELPANTSNAIYQRMRADMQKIANRHRADGQAAAEEIQARADADVMVLLARTESEAQKVRSIGQAKAASIYAEAYSKNKDFFTLYRSLLAYEGSFNSKRDILVLDQSSAFFNYFMQPIPKNDGITAKK